A region of the Gopherus flavomarginatus isolate rGopFla2 chromosome 3, rGopFla2.mat.asm, whole genome shotgun sequence genome:
CGGGGCAGGGGGCTACCATGGCGGGGTTCGGGGGTGTGCAGAGCGTACCGAGTGCAGCCCACCACCCTGGGTGAGTTTAGGGGGCAGCGAGGCCTGCGGCTCACCTCGCAGGGTGTGGACAGCTGCCAGCTCCGTGGtcgtgcagcaggagggatgtGTCTCAGCCGGCTGGGATGGCTGCCCGCGGGCGGCCCTGGCTCTCCAGATAGGGCCTGGCGCTGGGCCGGGCTCTGAGCCGCCAGGCGGGGAGACCAGAGCAGTGCACGGGGGATCCCAGCCAGCGGggctgccccggctctgcccaGGCAGTGCCGCACTGAGCCACCTGCGCTAGCAGGGAGAGGGTCCTGCCCAGTGGGTGCTGgacggagctgggggaggaggggagggaggggtgccCCCCGGAGGAAGGTGCTGCACAGCCCCATTGCACGGAAGGGGCCCAACCAATCCCTCGGCAGCCTGAGCTCTGCGCCCGCCCCAGGGTTCTGCCCCCCACAGGCCAGTGCCGCTCaccagggggtttgggggggcagcCCCCCAGCCAGTGGCTGTTCAGGGGGCTCGCTGGGCTGCTCCGCCTGTGGCCGCTCGGGCTCTGAGGTCGCCTCTCTCCACATTCCTGCCCCCACAGTCTGGGCCATGAGCTGGAACACGGACCTGTCCAGGGTCAGCCAGCCGGAGGGTAACCTGAAAGGAAGGGAGCGGAGTCAGACGGGGTCATGTCccagggccccagggccaggagaagctgtgcccaccAGGCAGCTCGGGCCCCACCGGGAAGGGGACAGGTTCTCTTCCTAGCCTGAAAGACCCCAGTGGGCCCTGCTCCCACAGAGGGATCGCTTCTCccccaaaatgcagccacctctggggaagcCAGATGCTTGGGGTACGTCCCAGCTTGGCCAGCCCCCTCGCTCGAGCCATTCTGCTCCAGACCGTGCTGGCTCAGCTGCTCGGGGGGGTGAAGGGCTCGGGGGGAACTGTGTCCTGTGGGGCGGCCCCTGGTCTGTGCTCGAGGCTCAGGAGGTGAGTGGGCCCAGCGCTACCCCCAGGATTCACGTCCCTACCTGTTGGGCTGCCTGGCCTCCTTCTGCACTTTCCTAGCCCCGAACAGGTGTCCCCACTTGATGGGCTGACTGCTGTCGGGGGGCCCCGGGctgctctcctccaccccctgtctCTGGGGAGCCCCATTGTCCTTCTCCTTGCTGCGCTTCAGCTCTGTTAGCACCGAGTCCGGGGGGCTCCCCATCCAGGAGGGCCAGCTCCGCTCGCTGGGCTTCTCCCCAGGGTCTGCCGCAGCTTTGGGCTTCTCCTCCACAGCCACCTCAGCGAGGGGACAGGCCTCCGCCCCCTCCACCACGCCCTCGCGGGGAGGGGGCGCCTTCCTGCCCTCGGCCGGCCGGGGCGCAGCTCCTGGCGCCTTCTGCTTCTTCTTCTCAAGGCGGATGAACTTGGAGCCCTCAGCCGAGCCCTCGATGTAAACCTGGGAGCTCTGCATGAGCTGGTACCACCAGCCGGCCTGCTtgtcccttttcccctcccaggcGCTCTCCTTCGCcttcctctgctcctcctccctggCGCCGTCTGCGCCCACCCCCTTGACCCGTTCCCATGCCGCTCCCTCCTGGCCCCGGCCTGCAGACAGCCCCTCTTCCCCGGCACCACCCGGGCCCTGCTCCGGGGCGGTGCTCCAGCCGTCCGGCTCCTCGGCGCTGCCCCGGGTGCGCATCAGCTGCAGGGTGGAGTGAACGGAGAGCAGCAGGTCCTGCTTGACCCGCAGCAgctccttctgctgctgctgctccttgcccaTCTGCAGCAGGTGGTGCTCGAAGAGCAGGTCCAGGCTGAAGGGCAGCAGggacaggggctggagcaggagcagcagctccTCGAACAGGGGCTGGCACACGCTGTGGGACAGGCACAGGAAGCCCACCGGCTGGTAGTGCACCAGGATGATGTCTGCAGGGCAGAGGGAAAGCGatcagagcccagcgccctgccccgacGCCCAGTTACCCCACTGCCCAGGGGCAGAGCCTGGAGGTGCCACCTGGGCAGAGGGCCAGGCGCAGGGACAGGCTCCCACGTCTCACTGGGATGGTCCCAACCCAGCAGCCAAGTACCATGGTACTGGCCGTGCTGTGTCTCCAGCTCTGCCCCATGGAGAGCACAGATCAGCACCCCTGGACGTCTCTCGCCAGCCCCCGGGAGCCAGGACGCAGCCAGCGAGCGTCAGCACCGGGAGGCCCCATCACACTGGGACCAGGCCCGTCTCTGGCGTGGCCACGAGTCTGGCATGAAAATCGCCCGCTGGAAAGAGGCGCCGCCATGACCTGTTAGCTGGGGGCTGGAGAGGCCAGCGGGGGGCTCCTGATGGGAGGCGAGACCCCTCCTCACCCAGCACATGCATGTGCCTCTCCCTGCCCATGCCAGGCCCCTCCCAGCTAGGAGCTCACTGCTCTGCAAACACGAATGAATCCAGCCCCGCCCTGCTGCCGGGCTGTCATCCTCCCAGCTCACGAGGGGCACAGAGGCTTGGCACTTGGCCATGGGGACGTAGCCCCCtagctctggccctgccccctcactcTGGCTCCTTGCTCTGGCCCGGCCTCCCAGGCACTTACCTTCGTGGTTATACAGGTGATTGAACCAGAACTCCAGAGACCTGACACTGCAGGAAAGAAACACAAGCAGTGAAGGTGAGAACCTGTGAGGCCCTTTTGGCCCAGTTACTGCCAGATGTTCTGTAGGAAGCGGCACAGCTGGAGGGGAGCCTGGTGGGGAGCAGTACGGGGGTGCAGAACACAATGCAGGCCCAGGGGCTAATGCCCCAGCAGCAAGCTCTGCCTGCAGACACGtgtcgggggtggggtgggaggcagcatTAACAAGGTCGCTTTGGTTTGGGGCAGGTGAGCTGCTGCTGTGACAACCACGGCTCTCACGAACCCGGCAGGTGTTCCTGGCCCAGCCTGCTTTGCTGAGGGTCTTGTCCCAGGGGTCCTGGCATTCTGTGTGCAGAGCAGCATCAGTGCCAGAATGTGCCTGGCATGGAGAGCCGTGTTTGCCCATGATCTGCCAACCCTAGAGGAGCTGCAGGAACACAGCAGGCAGCTGGATTGAGCTGTTTGGGCCATGGCTTCCCCTGAGcctggcagaggggctgggagatgATGCCAGCATGTTTTATTCCCTAACTCCGGGCGTTCCCATCCCTGAAACCCGCCCCATGGCAAGAGAGCTCCAGGCCAACGTCCTGTCAGTAACACCAGGGCATTCATGTGCCGAAGTGGGAATGTTCGTGCTGtgttctgtgaatgctgagtggggagtattgacctgggaaggtggcaggggagctgtgctgggacgggctgcactggggaagggaggatacctgagcatgtaacctgagaaccctgaaggggggttggaggccaggtgacacctctgcccgggacattggacaaaggacacaaaggctgggagaggagccgggggaaggctgaggggagtttcagtttgaagctggctgggaaatggagaggggagcCCCGACgcggcttgggcttcccaacagggctgtggcctcgctggggccccagatggacctaactaaagggggtcctgttgtctgtactggcaagacctgtctaggactgtgttcctgtcgtctaaataaacctctgttttactgcctggctgagagtcatgtctgactgcaaagtgggggtgcaggacccggtggcttccccaggaccccgcctgggtggactcgctgtgggaagcgcacggaggggcagaggatgctgaattctccaaggagagacccaggaggtgaagccttgtgagcttcttgctctgagggagaggaggctccccaaagtcctgcctggctttgtggggagcagttccagagcatcgcccggggactccgtgacagagcTCCAAGCCAACATCTCTCAGTGACACCAGGGCATCCGGAGTGACTCTGCCAGAGCCATTTGACCTCCGGGTAATAACCCAGAGGCAAATTTGGCCCATTTGAAAGCCCCTCCTGGGGCAGTTTGGCTCTAGCAGTTTCATCTCTCTGAACAAGGACAGTGGGAGCTACCAATGACAGGTCACAGCCCTGTGTCTGCACCGCTAAACCTGCCCCTAGCCCAGCACTGTGGGAGCGGGGAGCTCtgactgctcctcctcctcccattgcCTGGTTCCCCTTTCGCGAGTCCCCGGCATGTGGGGCAGATGTTCTCCATGGCTGGTTCCCCGAGTGCGCCAGGTAGCAGGGGCAGCGCGCAGCGACCAGGCGggcggggaggggcgctgccctctgctctgcccacGGTGGCTCTGTGGCAGCACGGCGGTGCGGTGCACTGGGGCTCACTCACTTGAGAAGGCCGAAGATGAAGGCGTTGAACCTCATGCTGTGGCTGGTCAGCTCGGTGAACTGGCTGATCCTGCTGTGGAGGCCATGCAGAGCCCTGGTGGAGGGGCCTGTGAGACACGGGGCAGGCTAGAGATTAgtcccggggcaggggcaggggcagaccAGGTCCCCTCGCACCCCCGGGGCACGCACAGACCAACAGGCCTCGCTCACTCCCCTTCACACAAGGGCAGGGTGCGCCCCAAAGCGTCTGGGCCCTGTGAAATTCCCCCTCTGACCAGCCCCGCAGCCTGCTCCGGGGGCGGCTGCCATCAGCCCAGGCCCTGCCTGGCGGGGTGCAGAGCTAGTGGGGTTCTTGGCCCAGGAGTAAGCAACCGCCGCGTCGGAGCAAACCTCAGCCTGGGGCTGAGCCGAACGCTACCTAGCTGGGTGGACGCCTCCACCACGCTCCAGGGCGTGTTCTTCCGCTGGCCGATGATCACGTCCAGGACGTAGGCCTTGAGCCCGTCGCTCAGGATGTCCCGGATGGCCGGGCACAGGTATTTCAGGATGAGATGCCCCACGTTGGGGCTCACCGAGCTGTTCCCGAGCTTGGCCTGGCAGAAAGCACGTGGGAGAGAGAGGGTTAGTCACTCCTGCTGCAGGGAGTCCCAGGAGTGAGCGATAGAGGCTGTGCAGACAGGCTGGCCTGCCTGGGTCACTGCAGGGAGCTATGCGATGCAAACAGCTCTGAGATGTGCAGCGCTgagccccagcagctcctcacAACGAGTGGGCCGTGCCCGGTCAGGCTGCCTCCCACGCAGCCCCTCGGGCcagggaagggctgctcctcaggcaAAGGCCAGTGCTGTCTCTATTATCCCTCTCTGGCATCAGGCCTCCAGCTACTCTGTAGGCCCCACAGATGTATCCCGTGGCCCCAAACACCTCCTCCTCGGCCTGCTGTTCCTGGGCACTGTGCCccacagcagctctgtgtggGGCTCACTAGAGGGGCGGAGCCGGGGTCTCAGCCTCGAGTTCCTGCCCGACATTGAAGTGGCTCCTGGCCATTGGCGAACGAGGCCCCGGAGAGCAGAGGCCGCGGGTTGAGCTGGCATGACCTCAGCAGcagggaagagatgctctgtgctcTGGCAGGCTTGGCAAGGGTGCCAGTGCCCTGGGCTCGCCGAGAGTGGCCCTCGCGCTGAAATCCAGCTCTGTCTTTGGATGCttcccacccgtgcaggccctagGAGGCAGTGAGACCCTGGCACGCCATCGAAgccagcctggagcctgcccagcacggAGCCCATTGCAGACTCGCCTGGGCTTCCTTCAGCCTGCCAGCTTCTCCGTGACGCGAGCATGGGCCATGCAGGAGACAGCCGGGCAGCCGCCGGGGTGGGCTGAAGGGCGCAGTGCCAAGCAGCCCACCCCATCTGCAGGACTAAGGAACGACCCAAAGTGGCTCCCGCCCGGGGCACGCAGAGCCCCAGACCCGCTGGAGGCTGCAGGATCCCGACTGCCggagtggggccaggagctgCGTGTTGGCATCTGCACACCCATCACTGCAGACCAGCTCACTGAGCCGGCTGTGActggcaggcagggggctgcccGTTTCCCTGGCctcaggggagaggagagaaaccGGCTTCACCCATCTGTCCTGGCGGAGCAGGGGCGTGCACctggagagctgggttcagtaATACTCCTGGGGGCAGAGGCAGTTTTCCCATGGGtgaatgctcagcacccagcactcGAAATACAGATCAAGCCCAGAGCCGGCTCTGTCCGTCGCCGTGAatgagggcagagccagggccaGATGGTGCCATTAGCTCCCCAGAGGTCACGACAAAGCCAGGACAGCCGCAGCCGGGAATGGTCTGGCAATGCAGCTAGGGCCCcaaacagccttaactctgccccacaTTGACACTTGCTCTGCCTGTGTTGATTACCACCGGCCCCAAGGGCATATGGGGACCTAGGTCAGAACCAAACAATTTCTAGAGACGCTGGCTGCTTCTCCTCCCGCTGCTGGTGTCACCACAGGGCAGCCAAGGCTGCCGGGGGCATCACTCTGCACGCCCAGccttggctctgctgctgactgtgGCCTTGCCCCTGACCCCGCTGGGTTTGCACCGCCCTGGCTGGAAGGCACCGAGTGTGTGCAGAACaggcctgccccgcccccacctcccgcccagccccagggcctggCCCGACAGCCCCGCTGGAAGGAGGCGGGGAGGGCCAGGAAAGGCAGGGAAGCGGGTGCTGCTTTACCTTCACTCCTGGGTCCCGGCTCGTTCCGAAGTGGGCCACGATCAGGTCCACGGCCATGTTGATGGCCTTCACCAGCCCTAGAGGACAGAGAGGGCGTCAGAGAGGGGCCTGGCGGGGGAGCCCCCTGCACATTCCCCGCCCAGACGCATTCCCCAGGACTCCAGCGGATGCCCCATGCCTGGCTAAGAGCAGAGTCAGCGCCCTTCACCCCCGCGCCCTGCAGCTGGCTCTGCAATGGCAGCCGGCTGGCGAAAGGGCACAGGGTATTTCACAGGTTCACCTGGCACAGTTGCAGGGCATCAGCGCTGGCTGTTGGCTCCTGGCGTGcggtgctgctgctggagccgaGGGCTGCGCCCAGGAAGGGGCGACTGCCCCTGGGGGCCatgctgggggctgggaggacGCCGTGCCAGGCTCtgtccctggggcagggctggattgaGAACGCTGTGATGCTACTACAAGGCACAGTTTGGGGATCcgtcagcgctggcgagcagggAACAGGACGTGGCCTGTGGGGCAGAGGTAGGGGGCGCGGGGGCTCAGGGCCCGCAGGCAGTTTCAAAGCACTGACTCTGCTCGGGGTTGGCTGTGCCGTGAGGCCGCACTGCCTCCCTCTGCGCTGCGCTTTCCGACCCcggctgggaggcagggccccTACCTTTCTTCTGCAGCAGGTCGATGGAGATGGACTCCGTGTTGCCATCCGGGGAGAGGCAGAACTCGGCTGGCGGCTTGTCCGCCAGCGACAAGTACTCCGGGAAGAAGTCGGGGTAGCCCAGCTGGAGCTGTTTCACAGGCTGGCCTGCAGGGCCCGGAGACAGGGAGCACAATCAGACAGACGCCCGCATGCTAAGGCAGCCCCAAGCCTGGCTGTGAATGCACCGACTGGCTCCAAAGGTACCTGGCGACAGCAGGAGCACACCACAGGGCAGTGGGGCATGCCACTCACCCGTTATCCCCTAGTTGGACAGTGACTTGATGGGCCTCCTGTCCTGTGTCCGTCACCCCCTCGGCTCACCCAGCACACAACCACCGGCCAGGCCcgggctgcagcagccacagaCCCGTGGGATGCTGAACCTGGCCCCTCTGCTCACAGGCTGGGGGGTGTCAGGCCCCAGGCCAGACTTCCAGGGCTGCCCTGCATCCTAGCCCCTGGCCTGGAGGACGTGAGCTCACCGCCTGGCAGAGCCACACACAGAGTAACGCCCCCGCCGGCCGTACGCTGCTCCATACAGTGGCTAGTGGCAcatgccactcccctccccacccccgagtCTCCAAGGGGAAAATGATGCCAGAGCTCATTCGTGTACTTCTCCTCTGCCCTGTCCTGGCGGTGGTGCAGGTCCCTAGAGCCTGGGGCCCCAAGGAAGCTCTGCCCCTGGCCCAGACGGTGCCGCTGGGGATGCTGGGTGGGGGAGTTGTTCTGCTTTGGCCAGtctgcctctcccttccccctcgcACGGTGTTTGTGAGGGGCTGTCGGCATGGAGCAGCGGGGACTGATGCACACCCTGCAGTGCAGGGCAGcccaagcagcagctgctcatTCCCAGCGGTGCCCCGGGAAGCTGGAGCTCCCCGCAGAGCCCCGCGGGGATCTGAGCAGACGGCCAGGGGGACGCAGGGCCCGTTGGCTCCAAGGGCTGTGGGAAAATGGAGGCGGCTGCCACAGGCTCCTTTTTGGCCCAGGGGCTCCTAGCCGGCTCTGATGTGGTACTGAGGCACCTGCCCTAGGACCATCTCTGCCTGGCCAGAGCTGGGGGACATGCGCTCAGAGccgctccctgcctgctgtgcgGAGTGGGGTGGCCGGCTGGGCCTGTTGTGGGGATAAGCTcacacctccccttccccacacgaTTGATCACAGGTGTGTTCCTCACGCCCCCCCAGGACGGGCACCGCAGCCAGGGCCAGCAGGCCCCGCGGAGGCCAGGGTCCATCTGACCTGGCCTGGCCTTGTGGGGCAGAAGCCGGGGTAGCGTCACCCATGTTGCCCCCCCCAGCGAGGTAGGGGCGCACCATTCAGCCTGCCGTGAACGTGGGCGGTGTTGAGGGAACCAGGGAACTCAAAGATGGGGTTCCTCCGGGCgagctggggctcctgctgcctcctgtccaggctgcctgctaAGCCAGCCAGCCCCGAGCCGCGGTCCAGGCCCAGGGGGTTCCTCCGCCTGTACTCCCGCCACTTCAGTGCTTGAGGGGAGAGGTGGTTTGCTAGCGGTGGAGGGGGCCGGGGACcagtgtggggtggagggggagagagagacagggaaaaggacagagacagacacagcaCATTAGTTACAGTCCAGCAGCGCTTCAGAGACGTTAGTGGGTTTGTGTGAGGAGGGAACCGGAGCCAGAGCTGAGCAGTAAGGACAGGACAGGCCGTTGCTGAGAATCTCCCGGCTCAGGGCACACACAGACCACAGCGGATGGGGCGAGGGAGCCCAGGCACCGGGGGCTCAGAGCCGGAGGGGAGCCGGGGGGTCGCTCAGGGCCGGGCGTAGCAATGGGGCGGCTCTGGCAGGGCCTGGGCGCTCAGCGCAAGgcaccgagggatgtgctggccgggGCTGACGCACAGTCAGTGCCCAGCAGCAGGGACGTACCATTGAGGGGCCGCGTGCCCACACTGCTCAGCGACCCCGAATTTCCAGCCTCACTGCTTCCTCTCCACTGGGGCTCCACAGGGCCCCCCGCTCGGCTCGCACTCGCTCCCTCGGATGCCAGAGGCGGGAGGGAGCCGCCATGGAGTCGGTACTCGGAGACCTGCGCCCTCTGCTCCAGCGGTGCCTCCTTCCTGGGGACCGGCCGGGGGCTCTCCTGGCGGTGCAGGGCTTCAGCCTGGGCGGGCAGCGCGGCGCCTGCAGATGGGGAGGCCCTGCTGGGAAGCAGGTTGGCAGAGAGCGGGCAGGACCTGCTGCGGGGAGGGTGGCTCTCGCCGGCTCTCTCCGGGGTGGGCGAGCAGGAGGAGTCCAGGCTCTGGAAGAAAGGGGCAGTGCTGCGCACCGGGGAGTAGCTCCCCAGAGGGGACGGCCGGGTGCTCTCTGGGGCTGGTTTCTTGGCGGAGCCGTCGGCGAGGGAGGCGGCTCCGTCCGCCGAGCGCTGAGCCAGGAGCGCGCCATGCGCCAGGCCCCCCGCGGCCCCGGGCTGCTCAGCCGAGGTGGCGGAGGCGGAGGACTGGGAAGCAGAGGAGGGCTGCTGGCTGGCGGGCCGGCTGCTGGAGGCACTGTAGAGTTGCGACAGGCTGGCAGCCAAGTGGCTGTGCAGGGCCCGGGCCTTGGGCTGCTTGCTGAAGTGGTGCTGGAAGACGAAGGGCTGGATGGGCAGAGTGGTGGGGCGCTGCTCCTTGCTGTACCGCACCACGGCCTTGCTGTCCGCGCCACCGCCTGCGGGAGAGACGGGGAGCGTGAGGGGGAGCCCCACCCAGCCAGCACCAGGGCAGGGACGGGCAGGAGCCGCAGGCTGGAGCCACAGGCGGGCGCGTGGGGCTCCTGGCACTAGGCTGGCCAGGGCAGCC
Encoded here:
- the RUSC2 gene encoding AP-4 complex accessory subunit RUSC2 isoform X1, which translates into the protein MDSPPKLAGETLIVHHIPLVHCQVPDRQCCSGSKRTNPFCQPDLGITRAASLPERELSQTDSLVYGSLLQASDAPAEAAEDKERKPRDSVISSVTTRHNPFLLGDSEGHGLLGNSTGQKSFHLHSSMVAGKPSFQLHELPPFHLHDAGPVVKPWSMASRSGVVDGQEDKLTSADVQKRNNVDCCPLALECMELDECSCQRGSFSFEGGDQDWNNSSDESGRNPDALHSRTCSCSSTELQHCRCYSTSSQSETGDQQMGYVSDSSCNSSDGVLVNFSTLYNKMNGHSRSNLNSANLSCDSSFCSHSDTGAFYLDLHSSPTESKMSCESHNAESSGKVCGCHHPSSPVFDANYNSYHLHCEPCTAESSDLTACFQSQARLVVATQNYYKLVTCDLSSQSSPSPAGSSITSCSEDHTKGSPVQPSEYYLFRKPSAQPQESDGECFMAETQGEAVKNVIEGQVYVNVSPPNLNAGRPRSRSYDRNLDRSPTTRLGSLERMMSCPVKLSESQALEIQSSPPKRVTSFAELAKGRKKNGSSPPLRTSGDSSLEFSPIPECQRDCPGLLEDRARRCQSLPPMPFGHCLNRSCEGYRVEHRFGDGPRVCSSKDSGANGQGAAEQASLSLLMEAGASFSGSPASGHGQRDVRARADGGGADSKAVVRYSKEQRPTTLPIQPFVFQHHFSKQPKARALHSHLAASLSQLYSASSSRPASQQPSSASQSSASATSAEQPGAAGGLAHGALLAQRSADGAASLADGSAKKPAPESTRPSPLGSYSPVRSTAPFFQSLDSSCSPTPERAGESHPPRSRSCPLSANLLPSRASPSAGAALPAQAEALHRQESPRPVPRKEAPLEQRAQVSEYRLHGGSLPPLASEGASASRAGGPVEPQWRGSSEAGNSGSLSSVGTRPLNANHLSPQALKWREYRRRNPLGLDRGSGLAGLAGSLDRRQQEPQLARRNPIFEFPGSLNTAHVHGRLNGQPVKQLQLGYPDFFPEYLSLADKPPAEFCLSPDGNTESISIDLLQKKGLVKAINMAVDLIVAHFGTSRDPGVKAKLGNSSVSPNVGHLILKYLCPAIRDILSDGLKAYVLDVIIGQRKNTPWSVVEASTQLGPSTRALHGLHSRISQFTELTSHSMRFNAFIFGLLNVRSLEFWFNHLYNHEDIILVHYQPVGFLCLSHSVCQPLFEELLLLLQPLSLLPFSLDLLFEHHLLQMGKEQQQQKELLRVKQDLLLSVHSTLQLMRTRGSAEEPDGWSTAPEQGPGGAGEEGLSAGRGQEGAAWERVKGVGADGAREEEQRKAKESAWEGKRDKQAGWWYQLMQSSQVYIEGSAEGSKFIRLEKKKQKAPGAAPRPAEGRKAPPPREGVVEGAEACPLAEVAVEEKPKAAADPGEKPSERSWPSWMGSPPDSVLTELKRSKEKDNGAPQRQGVEESSPGPPDSSQPIKWGHLFGARKVQKEARQPNRLPSGWLTLDRSVFQLMAQTVGAGMWREATSEPERPQAEQPSEPPEQPLAGGLPPQTPCEVKALCHHIATEAGQLSFPKGAVLRVLAKVDSDWLRCGLGSQSGLVPIMYVTHPADEDY
- the RUSC2 gene encoding AP-4 complex accessory subunit RUSC2 isoform X3, yielding MDSPPKLAGETLIVHHIPLVHCQVPDRQCCSGSKRTNPFCQPDLGITRAASLPERELSQTDSLVYGSLLQASDAPAEAAEDKERKPRDSVISSVTTRHNPFLLGDSEGHGLLGNSTGQKSFHLHSSMVAGKPSFQLHELPPFHLHDAGPVVKPWSMASRSGVVDGQEDKLTSADVQKRNNVDCCPLALECMELDECSCQRGSFSFEGGDQDWNNSSDESGRNPDALHSRTCSCSSTELQHCRCYSTSSQSETGDQQMGYVSDSSCNSSDGVLVNFSTLYNKMNGHSRSNLNSANLSCDSSFCSHSDTGAFYLDLHSSPTESKMSCESHNAESSGKVCGCHHPSSPVFDANYNSYHLHCEPCTAESSDLTACFQSQARLVVATQNYYKLVTCDLSSQSSPSPAGSSITSCSEDHTKGSPVQPSEYYLFRKPSAQPQESDGECFMAETQGEAVKNVIEGQVYVNVSPPNLNAGRPRSRSYDRNLDRSPTTRLGSLERMMSCPVKLSESQALEIQSSPPKRVTSFAELAKGRKKNGSSPPLRTSGDSSLEFSPIPECQRDCPGLLEDRARRCQSLPPMPFGHCLNRSCEGYRVEHRFGDGPRVCSSKDSGANGQGAAEQASLSLLMEAGASFSGSPASGHGQRDVRARADGGGADSKAVVRYSKEQRPTTLPIQPFVFQHHFSKQPKARALHSHLAASLSQLYSASSSRPASQQPSSASQSSASATSAEQPGAAGGLAHGALLAQRSADGAASLADGSAKKPAPESTRPSPLGSYSPVRSTAPFFQSLDSSCSPTPERAGESHPPRSRSCPLSANLLPSRASPSAGAALPAQAEALHRQESPRPVPRKEAPLEQRAQVSEYRLHGGSLPPLASEGASASRAGGPVEPQWRGSSEAGNSGSLSSVGTRPLNGQPVKQLQLGYPDFFPEYLSLADKPPAEFCLSPDGNTESISIDLLQKKGLVKAINMAVDLIVAHFGTSRDPGVKAKLGNSSVSPNVGHLILKYLCPAIRDILSDGLKAYVLDVIIGQRKNTPWSVVEASTQLGPSTRALHGLHSRISQFTELTSHSMRFNAFIFGLLNVRSLEFWFNHLYNHEDIILVHYQPVGFLCLSHSVCQPLFEELLLLLQPLSLLPFSLDLLFEHHLLQMGKEQQQQKELLRVKQDLLLSVHSTLQLMRTRGSAEEPDGWSTAPEQGPGGAGEEGLSAGRGQEGAAWERVKGVGADGAREEEQRKAKESAWEGKRDKQAGWWYQLMQSSQVYIEGSAEGSKFIRLEKKKQKAPGAAPRPAEGRKAPPPREGVVEGAEACPLAEVAVEEKPKAAADPGEKPSERSWPSWMGSPPDSVLTELKRSKEKDNGAPQRQGVEESSPGPPDSSQPIKWGHLFGARKVQKEARQPNRLPSGWLTLDRSVFQLMAQTVGAGMWREATSEPERPQAEQPSEPPEQPLAGGLPPQTPCEVKALCHHIATEAGQLSFPKGAVLRVLAKVDSDWLRCGLGSQSGLVPIMYVTHPADEDY
- the RUSC2 gene encoding AP-4 complex accessory subunit RUSC2 isoform X2, giving the protein MDSPPKLAGETLIVHHIPLVHCQVPDRQCCSGSKRTNPFCQPDLGITRAASLPERELSQTDSLVYGSLLQASDAPAEAAEDKERKPRDSVISSVTTRHNPFLLGDSEGHGLLGNSTGQKSFHLHSSMVAGKPSFQLHELPPFHLHDAGPVVKPWSMASRSGVVDGQEDKLTSADVQKRNNVDCCPLALECMELDECSCQRGSFSFEGGDQDWNNSSDESGRNPDALHSRTCSCSSTELQHCRCYSTSSQSETGDQQMGYVSDSSCNSSDGVLVNFSTLYNKMNGHSRSNLNSANLSCDSSFCSHSDTGAFYLDLHSSPTESKMSCESHNAESSGKVCGCHHPSSPVFDANYNSYHLHCEPCTAESSDLTACFQSQARLVVATQNYYKLVTCDLSSQSSPSPAGSSITSCSEDHTKGSPVQPSEYYLFRKPSAQPQESDGECFMAETQGEAVKNVIEGQVYVNVSPPNLNAGRPRSRSYDRNLDRSPTTRLGSLERMMSCPVKLSESQALEIQSSPPKRVTSFAELAKGRKKNGSSPPLRTSGDSSLEFSPIPECQRDCPGLLEDRARRCQSLPPMPFGHCLNRSCEGYRVEHRFGDGPRVCSSKDSGANGQGAAEQASLSLLMEAGASFSGSPASGHGQRDVRARADGGGADSKAVVRYSKEQRPTTLPIQPFVFQHHFSKQPKARALHSHLAASLSQLYSASSSRPASQQPSSASQSSASATSAEQPGAAGGLAHGALLAQRSADGAASLADGSAKKPAPESTRPSPLGSYSPVRSTAPFFQSLDSSCSPTPERAGESHPPRSRSCPLSANLLPSRASPSAGAALPAQAEALHRQESPRPVPRKEAPLEQRAQVSEYRLHGGSLPPLASEGASASRAGGPVEPQWRGSSEAGNSGSLSSVGTRPLNALKWREYRRRNPLGLDRGSGLAGLAGSLDRRQQEPQLARRNPIFEFPGSLNTAHVHGRLNGQPVKQLQLGYPDFFPEYLSLADKPPAEFCLSPDGNTESISIDLLQKKGLVKAINMAVDLIVAHFGTSRDPGVKAKLGNSSVSPNVGHLILKYLCPAIRDILSDGLKAYVLDVIIGQRKNTPWSVVEASTQLGPSTRALHGLHSRISQFTELTSHSMRFNAFIFGLLNVRSLEFWFNHLYNHEDIILVHYQPVGFLCLSHSVCQPLFEELLLLLQPLSLLPFSLDLLFEHHLLQMGKEQQQQKELLRVKQDLLLSVHSTLQLMRTRGSAEEPDGWSTAPEQGPGGAGEEGLSAGRGQEGAAWERVKGVGADGAREEEQRKAKESAWEGKRDKQAGWWYQLMQSSQVYIEGSAEGSKFIRLEKKKQKAPGAAPRPAEGRKAPPPREGVVEGAEACPLAEVAVEEKPKAAADPGEKPSERSWPSWMGSPPDSVLTELKRSKEKDNGAPQRQGVEESSPGPPDSSQPIKWGHLFGARKVQKEARQPNRLPSGWLTLDRSVFQLMAQTVGAGMWREATSEPERPQAEQPSEPPEQPLAGGLPPQTPCEVKALCHHIATEAGQLSFPKGAVLRVLAKVDSDWLRCGLGSQSGLVPIMYVTHPADEDY